A part of Crassostrea angulata isolate pt1a10 chromosome 5, ASM2561291v2, whole genome shotgun sequence genomic DNA contains:
- the LOC128183896 gene encoding neural cell adhesion molecule 1-like isoform X2 — MLKYSCVLLFSLFLICGFELILKPETPAFVKKGQTLELTCQSNVPVGIYYFYMIDVKGRMISLGAGGGAFRSCHSFINQTRFECDFEEIWTFKLTLLNPIHNQTIECSGTYNRTLSINTTIFVQVPVSTLTLSTPQTAVRASRSINITCRTNDPVRPAANITWYKEKAEIFTQITTSIQHDANDLYRTVSVLQYTGVPEDNGQQVYCRASNIEGEHVESNRYTLNVMYIAEVQIFPVSSLNIVAGTKQVWLYCHVSNANQEIVSYRWTKSNSLVSTVVSSTLMYVIESAVEKDTGNYTCTAYNSAGNSSGTVEIYVQSRPMKPKIILVDCDVTSATILWTVSTSLNFRYTPPFQQETLQLSEQNEGFLNCSYEKIETNLSSVYIYRAPDLNPSTEYKFRIVASNVHGSSVSDSRACFTTGKPFASESKDCEKGFIIGGSLGGAFFLIILSGGSAFFIYLKINRKKQQTAEQNDHYVHHICSTNEHPYQDISDQNKGAVKVIERAEYMELEDNIYTNDDGQ; from the exons ATGTTGAAGTACAGCTGTGTATTGCTGTTCTCTTTATTCTTAATATGTG GTTTCGAACTCATATTAAAGCCAGAGACGCCTGCATTTGTCAAGAAAGGTCAAACTCTTGAGTTAACATGCCAGTCTAATGTACCAGTAGGAATTTATTACTTCTACATGATTGACGTCAAAGGAAGAATGATATCATTAGGTGCTGGCGGAGGGGCTTTCAGATCATGTCATTCATTTATAAATCAAACAAGATTTGAATGTGATTTCGAGGAAATTTGGACATTCAAATTAACTTTGCTAAACCCCATACATAACCAGACAATTGAATGCAGCGGAACTTACAACCGAACGTTGAGCATCAATACTACAATCTTTGTACAAG TTCCTGTTTCAACACTGACATTATCAACACCTCAAACTGCAGTCAGGGCATCAAGATCCATCAACATTACTTGTAGAACAAATGACCCTGTTAGACCCGCAGCAAACATCACTTGGTATAAAGAAAAAGCTGAAATCTTCACTCAGATAACCACTTCGATACAGCATGACGCTAACGATCTGTATAGAACTGTCTCAGTCCTACAGTATACGGGTGTTCCAGAGGACAACGGTCAACAGGTGTACTGTAGGGCCAGCAACATCGAGGGAGAACATGTAGAATCCAATAGGTACACTCTCAATGTGATGT ATATTGCAGAGGTACAAATATTTCCGGTCAGTAGCTTGAACATAGTAGCTGGGACAAAACAGGTTTGGCTATATTGTCATGTTTCAAATGCAAACCAGGAAATAGTATCCTATAGGTGGACAAAGTCAAATTCACTCGTATCCACAGTAGTGTCTTCCACACTAATGTATGTCATTGAATCAGCTGTTGAAAAGGACACAGGAAACTACACATGTACCGCTTATAACTCCGCTGGAAATTCAAGTGGAACAGTCGAGATCTATGTACAGT CAAGACCTATGAAACCAAAAATTATACTAGTTGATTGTGACGTCACTAGTGCCACGATTTTATGGACTGTATCTACATCTCTAAACTTTCGATACACCCCACCATTTCAACAGGAAACTCTTCAACTCAGCGAACAGAACGAAGGATTTTTGAATTGTAGTtatgaaaaaattgaaacaaaccTGAGTTCTGTATATATCTATCGAGCACCTGATCTTAACCCTTCTACAGAATACAAATTCAGAATCGTGGCCTCCAATGTACATGGTTCTTCAGTCTCAGACAGTCGTGCATGCTTCACAACCGGAAAACCTTTTGCAA GTGAATCAAAAGATTGTGAGAAGGGATTCATTATTGGCGGGTCACTAGGTGGCGCTTTCTTTCTAATTATCCTTAGTGGAGGATCTGCCTTCTTCATATACCTCAAG aTAAACCGAAAGAAACAACAAACAG CTGAACAGAATGATCATTACGTACATCATATTTGTTCAACGAATGAACATCCTTATCAAGATATTTCCGATCAGAATAAAG GTGCAGTCAAAGTGATTGAAag
- the LOC128183896 gene encoding cell adhesion molecule 1-like isoform X3, which translates to MLKYSCVLLFSLFLICGFELILKPETPAFVKKGQTLELTCQSNVPVGIYYFYMIDVKGRMISLGAGGGAFRSCHSFINQTRFECDFEEIWTFKLTLLNPIHNQTIECSGTYNRTLSINTTIFVQVPVSTLTLSTTQTTVMASRSINITCITNDLVRPAESISWYKGTSAIFTQITTSIQHDANDLYRTVSVLRYTGAPEDNGQQVYCRASNIEGEHVESSRYTLNVTYIAEVQILPINSLNIVAGTKQVWLYCHVSNANPEIVSYRWTKSNSLVSTVVSSAPMYVIESAVKEDTGNYTCTAYNSAGNSSGTVDIYVQSRPMKPTITLVDCDVTSATILWTLSTSLNFRYTPPFQQGTLQLSERNDEFLNCSYEKIETNVSSVYIYRAIDLNPSTEYKFRVVASNVHGSSFSDNRTCHTAEKPFISQSKDCNNGLIIGGSLGGAFIIIVSGGSAIFIYLQINRKKQQTAEQNDHYVHHICSTNEHPYQDISDQNKGAVKVIERAEYMELEDNIYTNDDGQ; encoded by the exons ATGTTGAAGTACAGCTGTGTATTGCTGTTCTCTTTATTCTTAATATGTG GTTTCGAACTCATATTAAAGCCAGAGACGCCTGCATTTGTCAAGAAAGGTCAAACTCTTGAGTTAACATGCCAGTCTAATGTACCAGTAGGAATTTATTACTTCTACATGATTGACGTCAAAGGAAGAATGATATCATTAGGTGCTGGCGGAGGGGCTTTCAGATCATGTCATTCATTTATAAATCAAACAAGATTTGAATGTGATTTCGAGGAAATTTGGACATTCAAATTAACTTTGCTAAACCCCATACATAACCAGACAATTGAATGCAGCGGAACTTACAACCGAACGTTGAGCATCAATACTACAATCTTTGTACAAG TTCCTGTATCAACACTGACATTATCAACAACTCAAACTACGGTCATGGCATCAAGATCCATCAACATAACTTGTATAACAAATGACCTTGTTAGACCCGCAGAAAGCATCTCTTGGTATAAAGGAACCTCTGCAATCTTCACTCAGATAACCACTTCGATACAGCATGACGCTAACGATCTGTATAGGACAGTCTCAGTGCTCCGGTATACGGGTGCACCAGAGGACAACGGTCAACAGGTGTACTGTAGGGCCAGCAACATCGAGGGAGAACATGTAGAATCCAGTAGATATACCCTCAACGTGACGT atattgcAGAGGTACAAATACTTCCTATCAATAGCTTGAACATAGTAGCTGGGACAAAACAGGTTTGGCTATATTGTCATGTTTCAAATGCAAACCCGGAAATAGTATCCTATAGGTGGACAAAGTCGAATTCACTCGTATCCACAGTAGTGTCTTCCGCACCAATGTATGTCATTGAATCAGCTGTTAAAGAGGACACAGGAAACTACACATGTACCGCTTATAACTCTGCTGGAAACTCTAGTGGAACAGTCGACATCTATGTACAGT CAAGACCTATGAAACCAACAATTACACTTGTTGATTGCGACGTCACTAGTGCCACAATCTTATGGACTCTGTCCACATCTCTAAACTTTCGATACACCCCTCCATTTCAACAGGGAACTCTTCAACTCAGCGAACGGAACGacgaatttttaaattgtagttatgaaaaaattgaaacaaacgTGAGTTCTGTATATATCTATCGAGCGATTGATCTTAACCCTTCTACCGAATACAAATTCAGAGTTGTGGCCTCCAATGTGCATGGTTCTTCATTCTCAGACAATCGTACATGCCACACAGCAGAAAAACCTTTTATAA gTCAATCAAAAGATTGTAACAATGGACTCATTATTGGCGGATCACTAGGTGGCGCTTTTATTATCATCGTTAGTGGAGGATCTGCCATCTTCATATACCTACAA aTAAACCGAAAGAAACAACAAACAG CTGAACAGAATGATCATTACGTACATCATATTTGTTCAACGAATGAACATCCTTATCAAGATATTTCCGATCAGAATAAAG GTGCAGTCAAAGTGATTGAAag
- the LOC128183896 gene encoding neural cell adhesion molecule 1-like isoform X1 — translation MLKYSCVLLFSLFLICGFELILKPETPAFVKKGQTLELTCQSNVPVGIYYFYMIDVKGRMISLGAGGGAFRSCHSFINQTRFECDFEEIWTFKLTLLNPIHNQTIECSGTYNRTLSINTTIFVQVPVSTLTLSTPQTAVRASRSINITCRTNDPVRPAANITWYKEKAEIFTQITTSIQHDANDLYRTVSVLQYTGVPEDNGQQVYCRASNIEGEHVESNRYTLNVMYIAEVQIFPVSSLNIVAGTKQVWLYCHVSNANQEIVSYRWTKSNSLVSTVVSSTLMYVIESAVEKDTGNYTCTAYNSAGNSSGTVEIYVQSRPMKPKIILVDCDVTSATILWTVSTSLNFRYTPPFQQETLQLSEQNEGFLNCSYEKIETNLSSVYIYRAPDLNPSTEYKFRIVASNVHGSSVSDSRACFTTGKPFASESKDCEKGFIIGGSLGGAFFLIILSGGSAFFIYLKINRKKQQRAKQNDHYVHHICSTNEHPYQDISDQNKGAVKVTERAEYMELEDTIYTNGDGQ, via the exons ATGTTGAAGTACAGCTGTGTATTGCTGTTCTCTTTATTCTTAATATGTG GTTTCGAACTCATATTAAAGCCAGAGACGCCTGCATTTGTCAAGAAAGGTCAAACTCTTGAGTTAACATGCCAGTCTAATGTACCAGTAGGAATTTATTACTTCTACATGATTGACGTCAAAGGAAGAATGATATCATTAGGTGCTGGCGGAGGGGCTTTCAGATCATGTCATTCATTTATAAATCAAACAAGATTTGAATGTGATTTCGAGGAAATTTGGACATTCAAATTAACTTTGCTAAACCCCATACATAACCAGACAATTGAATGCAGCGGAACTTACAACCGAACGTTGAGCATCAATACTACAATCTTTGTACAAG TTCCTGTTTCAACACTGACATTATCAACACCTCAAACTGCAGTCAGGGCATCAAGATCCATCAACATTACTTGTAGAACAAATGACCCTGTTAGACCCGCAGCAAACATCACTTGGTATAAAGAAAAAGCTGAAATCTTCACTCAGATAACCACTTCGATACAGCATGACGCTAACGATCTGTATAGAACTGTCTCAGTCCTACAGTATACGGGTGTTCCAGAGGACAACGGTCAACAGGTGTACTGTAGGGCCAGCAACATCGAGGGAGAACATGTAGAATCCAATAGGTACACTCTCAATGTGATGT ATATTGCAGAGGTACAAATATTTCCGGTCAGTAGCTTGAACATAGTAGCTGGGACAAAACAGGTTTGGCTATATTGTCATGTTTCAAATGCAAACCAGGAAATAGTATCCTATAGGTGGACAAAGTCAAATTCACTCGTATCCACAGTAGTGTCTTCCACACTAATGTATGTCATTGAATCAGCTGTTGAAAAGGACACAGGAAACTACACATGTACCGCTTATAACTCCGCTGGAAATTCAAGTGGAACAGTCGAGATCTATGTACAGT CAAGACCTATGAAACCAAAAATTATACTAGTTGATTGTGACGTCACTAGTGCCACGATTTTATGGACTGTATCTACATCTCTAAACTTTCGATACACCCCACCATTTCAACAGGAAACTCTTCAACTCAGCGAACAGAACGAAGGATTTTTGAATTGTAGTtatgaaaaaattgaaacaaaccTGAGTTCTGTATATATCTATCGAGCACCTGATCTTAACCCTTCTACAGAATACAAATTCAGAATCGTGGCCTCCAATGTACATGGTTCTTCAGTCTCAGACAGTCGTGCATGCTTCACAACCGGAAAACCTTTTGCAA GTGAATCAAAAGATTGTGAGAAGGGATTCATTATTGGCGGGTCACTAGGTGGCGCTTTCTTTCTAATTATCCTTAGTGGAGGATCTGCCTTCTTCATATACCTCAAG ataaaCCGAAAGAAACAACAAAGAG cAAAACAGAATGACCATTACGTTCATCATATTTGTTCAACGAATGAACATCCTTACCAAGATATCTCCGATCAGAATAAAG GTGCAGTCAAAGTGACTGAAag aGCTGAGTATATGGAATTAGAGGACACAATTTATACAAACGGTGACGGACAATGA